A single region of the Pseudalkalibacillus berkeleyi genome encodes:
- the hpaB gene encoding 4-hydroxyphenylacetate 3-monooxygenase, oxygenase component codes for MALISGQQYIDRINQLKPEIWIEGKQVTGKLSEHPALKGIISSKARLYDIQVQKDMIDKMSFKTPSGERAGLAFFPPKTKEDLERRRIAIQEWAKSSGGLLGRSPDYLNTILMTFMQSAELLSSQDPKFSQNMLHLYKKATKNDLSFTHTFVHPQVNRGPFQFDFSEDPVAAHITKKTKDGIIIRGARLLATQGGLTDEIIVFPQGGLTDLRFANGFSIPANTPGLKFIARESFDYGKSHFDHPLGSRFDELDSVVVFDDVLVPWENIFFYENIELSNDIYNKSSFFQHTVHQVANRCIVKTEFILGTIQLMIQTINIGGYDHVQEKVADVIVALETMKALVLSSEIQAKIDRWGTMTPAKEPLHAALCYYAKIYPTFSDIIQKLGASGLVSIPGEKDFDSPIREDIDKYLQGANSNAEDRVKIFRLAWDLSMSAFGTRQSLYEQYFFGGPLSLSKRLYLNYYRDDQLNRVKAFLSITDEEEETAE; via the coding sequence ATGGCACTTATTTCTGGTCAACAATACATTGACCGCATTAATCAACTTAAACCTGAAATATGGATTGAGGGTAAGCAAGTTACCGGAAAGCTTTCTGAACACCCAGCATTAAAAGGAATTATTAGTAGCAAAGCAAGGTTATATGATATACAAGTGCAAAAAGATATGATTGATAAAATGTCCTTTAAAACTCCTTCTGGAGAGAGGGCTGGTTTAGCATTCTTTCCTCCAAAAACGAAAGAGGACCTTGAAAGAAGAAGAATTGCCATACAAGAATGGGCAAAATCATCTGGAGGTTTATTAGGCCGTTCACCGGACTATCTAAATACTATACTCATGACCTTCATGCAGTCTGCAGAACTATTAAGTTCCCAGGATCCTAAGTTTAGCCAAAACATGCTACATCTATATAAGAAAGCTACGAAAAATGACCTTTCGTTTACCCATACATTCGTTCATCCACAAGTGAATAGGGGACCTTTTCAATTCGACTTTTCAGAAGATCCTGTTGCTGCACATATCACAAAAAAGACAAAAGACGGCATCATCATACGTGGAGCTAGACTGTTGGCTACTCAAGGTGGATTAACAGATGAAATCATCGTCTTCCCACAAGGCGGACTCACCGACTTAAGATTTGCAAATGGATTTTCCATTCCTGCAAATACTCCAGGACTCAAATTTATTGCACGAGAATCTTTTGACTATGGTAAATCTCACTTCGATCATCCGCTAGGTTCTCGTTTTGACGAGCTTGATTCAGTCGTTGTTTTTGATGACGTTCTTGTGCCTTGGGAAAATATTTTCTTTTATGAAAACATAGAGCTCTCAAACGATATTTATAACAAATCCAGCTTCTTTCAACATACTGTTCATCAAGTGGCGAATCGTTGTATTGTCAAAACAGAATTCATCTTAGGAACAATCCAATTAATGATCCAAACCATTAATATTGGAGGTTACGATCACGTCCAAGAGAAAGTCGCCGATGTAATAGTTGCGCTTGAAACGATGAAAGCACTTGTATTGTCTTCAGAAATACAAGCAAAAATAGACCGATGGGGCACAATGACTCCCGCGAAAGAACCGCTGCATGCTGCACTATGTTATTATGCAAAAATCTATCCGACTTTCAGTGATATTATACAAAAGCTTGGTGCGAGTGGACTTGTCTCCATACCTGGTGAAAAGGACTTTGATTCCCCAATTCGAGAGGATATAGATAAGTATTTACAAGGTGCAAATTCAAATGCTGAAGACCGGGTGAAAATCTTCCGGCTTGCATGGGACCTTTCAATGAGCGCATTCGGAACGCGTCAATCGTTGTATGAACAATATTTTTTCGGAGGTCCACTCAGCCTTTCCAAAAGGTTGTATTTAAACTACTACCGTGATGATCAACTTAACCGAGTTAAAGCGTTTCTATCCATAACAGACGAAGAAGAAGAGACAGCTGAATAA
- a CDS encoding GNAT family N-acetyltransferase yields MWIEPVTLEGKRVTIRPMEMTDVDALYEAGNDPAIWDYMPKDIKTRSDMEALVHEALQAKETGKEFPFVIHDHKQQKLVGSTRFLDISEPNRHLEIGWTWLSTSVWRTPVNTQCKYLLLKHCFENLSTIRVQLKTDERNIRSQNAIDRIGGIREGVLRKARIMHDGHERNTVYYSILNDEWTKVKDKIEKMLVD; encoded by the coding sequence ATGTGGATTGAACCTGTAACACTTGAAGGGAAAAGAGTTACGATTCGCCCAATGGAAATGACAGATGTAGATGCATTATATGAAGCTGGGAATGATCCAGCCATCTGGGATTATATGCCGAAGGATATTAAGACCCGTTCTGATATGGAGGCACTTGTTCACGAAGCATTACAAGCTAAGGAAACAGGTAAAGAGTTTCCGTTCGTCATACATGATCATAAACAACAAAAACTTGTCGGGAGCACTCGATTCTTAGACATATCTGAGCCAAATCGTCACTTAGAGATTGGCTGGACGTGGTTATCAACCTCTGTCTGGAGAACACCCGTGAACACGCAATGCAAATACTTATTGCTGAAGCATTGTTTTGAAAATTTATCTACGATTAGAGTCCAGTTAAAAACAGATGAACGTAATATTCGTTCTCAAAATGCCATCGATCGAATTGGTGGTATACGTGAGGGAGTCCTGCGTAAGGCTAGAATTATGCATGACGGACACGAAAGAAATACTGTCTATTACAGCATCCTTAATGATGAGTGGACAAAGGTGAAAGATAAAATCGAAAAAATGCTTGTTGATTAA
- a CDS encoding response regulator transcription factor has translation MNILVIEDNDSVCSMLEMFFEKEGFKGEFIQDGSEGYARYKQKEWDLIILDWMLPSMDGVNICKKIRTESKVPIIMLTAKDSESDQVLGLELGADDYVTKPFSPLTLMARIKAVARRYQLKTSPDDDHTLSTNLLKINIQSREVFLSGEAVKDLTPKEFDLLHYFAQHPRQVLSREQLLERVWGYQFYGDERTVDVHVKRLRKKVGFQERSLIHTVWGVGYKFDETVTANES, from the coding sequence ATGAACATTTTAGTAATTGAAGATAATGACAGTGTTTGTTCCATGCTTGAGATGTTTTTTGAGAAGGAAGGATTCAAAGGCGAATTCATACAAGACGGTTCAGAAGGATATGCGAGATATAAACAAAAGGAATGGGACTTGATTATCCTAGATTGGATGCTTCCGAGTATGGATGGCGTAAATATTTGTAAAAAGATAAGAACAGAGAGTAAGGTTCCTATTATTATGTTAACGGCAAAAGATAGTGAATCCGATCAAGTGCTAGGACTAGAACTTGGTGCAGATGATTATGTGACGAAACCCTTTAGTCCATTGACATTGATGGCAAGGATTAAAGCAGTAGCCCGCCGTTATCAGTTGAAGACGAGTCCTGATGATGACCATACGCTTTCGACTAATCTTTTGAAAATTAACATCCAATCGAGAGAAGTTTTCCTTAGCGGAGAAGCTGTTAAAGACCTCACTCCGAAAGAATTTGATCTGCTTCACTATTTTGCTCAACACCCTCGTCAAGTTTTATCAAGAGAGCAGCTTTTGGAAAGGGTATGGGGTTATCAATTTTATGGAGATGAAAGGACCGTAGATGTTCATGTGAAACGATTGAGAAAAAAAGTGGGTTTTCAAGAACGCTCATTGATCCACACTGTATGGGGCGTAGGATATAAATTTGATGAAACGGTAACGGCTAATGAAAGTTAA